The DNA sequence GTTGCTGGGCCAGCCTGCCACGGGCCTCGGGCACCCGTGCGCTCAGTTCCTGGGCCGCGCGCGGGACCCGGATCGCCCAGGCTGTGTCGCGGAAGTGCCGCCGGATGGCGCCGAGGATGGTCGGGATGGCGTAGCTGGCGAACGCCACGCCCCGGTTGGTGTCGTACCCGTCGACGGCTCTGATCAGGCCGAGCGCGCCGACCTGTGCCAGGTCGTCGTAGGACTCCCCGCGACCGGTGTACCGGCGGGCCAGTCGACCCGCCATCGGCAGGTTCGCCTCGATGATCCGGTTCCGCAGTCGTGCCCGGTCGGGATCATCGGCGTTCAGGGCTGCGCGTCGGCGCAGCAGGTGTTCGCTGTCACCGACAGCCGGGCTCAGCGTCGGAGGGGAGGAAACGGCTGTGGGTGTCACGGCGGAGGGAACCATTTGTTCCAACGCCCCTAACGGGCTGGTGGCGGCGAGACTGGCGGCCACCGGGGACCCGGGCGACACCGCAACCGTACGCCTTCATCTTCCCGACCGACACCCGGACGGGCGCTGGGAAGCGCACTCGGGTGTCGAACCGGTCGTCAGCCGGACCGGTGGGTGACCAGCCCCGGCACGAGCTGCTCGGAGCCGTCGACGATCGCCTGGGACAGTTCGGACAGTCGCCGGTTGCGGCTGCGGGCGCCGTCGCGCAGGATCGCGAAGGCTTGGCCCACGTCCACCTGTAGGCGTTCGGCGAGAACCCCCTTGGCCTGTTCGATCAGGACACGGCTGTTCAGGGCGGTCTGTAGCTGTTCGGTGAGGATGTCACGCCGGTGGATGGCGCGGTGTTGCAGCAGTCCGATGGTGGCCACGTCGGCGAGCGCCTGACCGATGCGGAGCTTGTCCTCGTCGAGGGCTCCCGGCCGGACGTCGAAGAGGTTCAGCGCGCCGATCACCTCGGAGCGCAGGCGCATGGGCAGGGCGTGCACCGCGGCGAAGCCGACCTCGGCCGCGGCGGCGGTGAACCTCGGCCATCGGGCGGTGGCCAGGGTCAGATCGGCGACCGACACCGGTTGCCCGGAACGGAAGCAGTCGAGGCAGGGCCCCTGGTCGGTCTGGAGCTGGAACAGCTCCAGCAGTCGGGTGCGTTCGGAGGAGGCGGCGACCAACTGCAGCGTGTCCCGCTGGTCGGTCAGGAGCAGCCCGGCCGCCGACACACCCAGCAGCTCGACACACCTCTCGGTCAGCACGTGCAGGAACTCGATCACGTCGAAGTCGTCGACGAGTGTGTCGGCCATCTCCACGAAAACGTCGGCCAGCGGGGTCTCGGCCATGTCAGTCACCTCGTCCGTCAGTGGTTCCGCCGGTCGCCCGGCGGGATGGTCCGTACGCGCCGCGCGACCGGATGAGCGCCACCGCCGCGGATACTCCCAACTGGACCATGATCATGCCCGTCGCCTGGTGCACCCTGGGGTAGTGCAGGCCGGCGCCCCTCGGGCCACTGGTCGTCCCGGTCCGCCCCGTGGCGCGTCGCGTCGTCCAGCAGCACCCGCATGCCGTGTCCGCCAGGACCAGCGCGTCGGCCAGTTGCTCCGCCCTGAGGTCACCCGCGCGGGCCCGATAGAGGTCCAGGACACCGAG is a window from the Micromonospora sp. DSM 45708 genome containing:
- a CDS encoding SigB/SigF/SigG family RNA polymerase sigma factor; this translates as MTPTAVSSPPTLSPAVGDSEHLLRRRAALNADDPDRARLRNRIIEANLPMAGRLARRYTGRGESYDDLAQVGALGLIRAVDGYDTNRGVAFASYAIPTILGAIRRHFRDTAWAIRVPRAAQELSARVPEARGRLAQQRGRHPTDRELADDLEVTVAPLVAAVAAFDVYRLTSLNEPRPGADGPERLALIGAADPGYAAVDDHLALRLLLAALPARERRILTMRFYGDLTQAQIAPRVGLSQMHVSRLLKRSLAQLRAGMLR
- a CDS encoding GAF and ANTAR domain-containing protein, which codes for MAETPLADVFVEMADTLVDDFDVIEFLHVLTERCVELLGVSAAGLLLTDQRDTLQLVAASSERTRLLELFQLQTDQGPCLDCFRSGQPVSVADLTLATARWPRFTAAAAEVGFAAVHALPMRLRSEVIGALNLFDVRPGALDEDKLRIGQALADVATIGLLQHRAIHRRDILTEQLQTALNSRVLIEQAKGVLAERLQVDVGQAFAILRDGARSRNRRLSELSQAIVDGSEQLVPGLVTHRSG